The Triticum aestivum cultivar Chinese Spring chromosome 5A, IWGSC CS RefSeq v2.1, whole genome shotgun sequence genomic sequence GAAAGTGAGCTTTTTTTAGAATTGTACTTGGCTGTACAAGTATCCAAGCACGTAAAAAAAAAATCAAAGTGTGAATTCTCAATTAACTAAACCACGTCGAAACAAGACACATGGCTCACAAATCTAAACTAAAATTCCTTCGCGGATAAACATACAGTTTTCAGCAGCGGAGCGCCGAAATTGCCATTGAAACGTCATTAGGTAAAGCCCAAGTACCTACAGTGTTGATTATTTTGACGTTGCAGGTGATGGAGGACCAGTACGAGCTACTGTCAACATGGGGAATTACGCGTTGAGGATCCCGCTGAAAGAGGGACGCCATTAGGTAAGCCTAAGTACAGCATAACATGACGCTCTCGACCAGCTCCAAAGCTTCCCCGTGCAGGTGCACCACACCTACAAGAAAGAAACCAAATGTATGCATTTTATGATGATATTTGGGCAACAATGACGGAATGATCACCTGAACAACGAGCTATGTAGAAGATATGCATACCACGTTGCGCAAATCGCATTCATGAAAGATAACGTTGTCAGTGTTCCTGTTGCCTATCGTTCCTAACAGTCTTTGCCATTTCCTTTTCAATGTGCTCGAGTAATAGTGTTGATGTTTACAATTACAATTCTTGAGAAGAAGGAACCGATGAAAGAACTACTTATATAAGTGCATGGTCGAGCAATAAAAAAGTGTGTACGTAGTAAGAGATTGAACTCTATTCTTATCCAAGAGTTGGACGGGCAGGTATGACATTCATTATATGCATGTTTGGTTGAAGACTTGAATTGTTATCATCAATCATTCATAGTAAAAATGTCTGTTTTTTTCTATTTAACTTCAGGGTTATCTTTTTTTGAGCCACCGAATCTCCATCCCGTCATACTTGCTACCtcttatttttttgaaaaatgtgtGTATTATATTAATTCAACATAGGTTCAATACAATCATCGTCGACCAGTCGCAACACGCAGGTCGGAACTGTGTCGATCGACACACCCTTACTCACACCACTCCTACCGTAACTAGCAAGAGCATGGGCAACCCTATTGCAATTTCTAGAAATCTTAGCAATAGTAAAATCAGGAAGTTGGCCCAGCAAATTCAGGATTTCTCTAACCAAGCTACCAATGGGGGATCTATTAAAATCCTTAGAAGAAAGTTGACTAACAACATTCGCACAGTCGCTCTCAATAATTACTGGCCGGTCTATGAGCATCATGGTCTCTCGGATTCCTTGAAGACAAGCTTCCGCTTCGGCTGCCTCAGCACTAGCACAGTTACAAATTATGCTCCAAGCAGAGCCACGCACCGCTCCATTCGTATCacggagaacccccccccccccccccccccccaagctccaTAGTTTGTTTCCTGAATAAAGCTAGCGTCGACATTCAATTTAAGCCATCCTGACTTAGGTTTCACCCAATGATCATCCCCTTGTCTCTGTTTAGGCTCCGGAGTTGAGATGTCTGGCAtaacttttccttttccttttcctttatgGCCAGAAACACTCATACCAGCTTTAATCGCCGCAAAAGAGCTAGCATAACTTTGTAGGAACTCCGTCGATGCCTTTATTGTAGCCTTCCCGTCACCAAAGATAATATTATTTCCGAGATGCCATGCTCGCCACCAAAGGAAGAGTAGGTGTGACCGCTCCTCCTCGTTAGCCTTTGCCAGAGTTAGGAGAACCCACTCACTCCCGTACATGTTAGCTCAGTGTTTTTAGGGAGATCTCACGCAAAGCTTTAGCTTTAGTACATCTCATGACCGCGTGGTATCCATCTTCTGGTTCCACACCACAGATAGAGCATGTAGGGAATATCTCTAAACCTCTCTTATGTCTATTTGTCTGAACTCCAAGAGATTCTGTCGCCAAACACCATCCAAAGTTTCTAATTTTAGGGGGAACATTTGCTTTCCAAAGCACACTCCAGATCTTTCTTTCTCCAGATGGCTCAGTACTACTTTGTCCCTTATCACAATTCCCATCCTTATCATTAACAGCCAGTGTGTACGCACTACGAACCGAGAATACACCTAAGCGTTCAAAATACCATGCAATAAAATCCTCGGAGTTAGACTGTGAGAGACGAATTTTTAACACTTCATCCACATCATGAGGTAGGAATATTTTCCTAACCAATTCCTCGTTCCATGTCCTTGACACTGGGTCGATAAGCTCAGAGACCCATTTTATCCTAGTTCGAGATTGTTTCCCGGAGATTTTTAGATTTCCCCTTGGAATCCAATTATCCCTCCATACTTTAACTTTATCACCTACACCAATTCTCCAGACAATGCCTTTCTTTTAAGAAGATCCAGACCATGAAAGATTCCTTGCCAGCACGGAGACGCGTTTTGGATAAAGGCAGTATCAGCCAGGTTGCCATGTGGATGATATTTCGCCTTCAATAATCTGGCACATAAGCTGTCCAGAAATTGAATAAGTCGCCACGCCTGTTTAGCAAGGAGGGCTTGGTTAAATAGGCGAAGGTCCCAGAAACCCATACCCCCCTTATCTTTTGGTTTTAGAAGCTTATCCCAGGCCAGCCAATGTATCTTCCTTCTCTCATTTTCATCACCCCACCAAAAGTTTCTAATGATTTGTGAGAGCTCCTCGCACAGGCCAGCAGAGAATTTGAACACACTCATAGCATAGGTGGACAATGCCTGTATTACTGACTTTATTAGGCTTTCCTTCGCCGCACTGGATAGGTATTTCTCACACCAGTCTATACATCTCTTCAGAGAACACTCCTTAATAGGCTGAAATTTACCATTCTTCATCCTTCCTTCAGGAACCGGAAGTCCAAGATACTTTTCTTCGAAATCAACTTTCTGCACACCTAATATTTGTGCCACACTCTTTCCTTCCTCCTGATTGCAGGATTTACCAAGCATAATTGAGCATTTACTAGGACTTAAAAGTTGGCCTGTAGCCTTTTCATACCTTGTTAGAACATTCTTAATTCTCAAGGCTTGTTCCCGGTTTGCCTTAAAGAATAACAGGCTATCATCCGCGAATAATAGGTGAGAAATGCCAGGGGCCCCTCTACATATGTTAAACTCCTGAATGTTACCTTTATTAATCTCTGAGTGTAACAATGTAGAGAGACCATCTGTGACGAGAAGGAATAGATAAGGGGAATACGGGTCACCCTGTCGCAAGCCCCGAGATGGCGTAAAGGACTGAAGGAGAGTCCCATTTAGTCTCACAGCGTACTTTACTGACGTCACACACCTCATTGTCCATCTGATCCATTGGTCTGCAAAGCCAAATTTCCTCAAAACACCCTCAAGGAAGTCCCAGTCCACACTGTCATACGCTTTTGTCAAATCTAACTTGTaagcgcagaaagaccctttagcaTCACATGACTTTTGCATAGTATTTATACACTCAAAAGCTACCAAGGCATTATCCGTAATCCTCCTCCCAGGAATAAAAGCACTTTGAGTGGGGGCAATAATATCTTCGAGCAAAGACCTAACACGATTTACCAGACACTTAGCTATGATTTTATAAACAACATTGCATAAACTAATTGGTCTAAAATCCTTTAAATTAACTGGATCTTTCTTCTTTGGTATAAGAACTATAATTGTATCGTTCACCCCATCAGGCATTCCTCCGCCAGCAAAGAATTTCTTGACAGCACGAATAATATCCTCTTTTAAGGTAGCCCAGTGTCTCTGGAAAAAACGGGCCGGGAAGCCGTCCGCCCCAGGTGCTTTTAGTGGGCCGATTTGAAATAATGCATTTGCAATCTCATCGTCAGAGAATTCTCTACATAATGTGTCATTCATTTCAGCATTAGCCCGTCCTTGGACATGGTCAAGAATTATATTGGGTTCGACCTGATCATCTTGTGTAAAGAGCTCTTGGAAGAATCTTGTGGCCATGTTCTCCAGATCCTTTTCTTTACCAATGATGTTACCGGCCTCATCCTGGAGCTTCTGAACCGAATTTTTCTTCGCGCGCCAAGTAGCTTTTCGGTGAAAGTATTTTGTATTTCGATCGCCCTCTTTAAGCCACTCTACTCTTGATCTTTGCCGCCAAGCAATCTCTTCTTTATCTTGTAGGTCATCTAATTCCTTTCTCAGCCGCTTTCACTCTGAGTTTGCATGACTGTCATTACGGTTACTGATTGCTTGAATTTTATTTTGaagttcttttattttctttgggatAGAACCAAAATTGTGTTTGCTCCAGTTGTGGAGAAAGCTCATCACACCTGATAGGTTTGCTATAATATCACCTAAATCTCTGGCTGGACGATTTTTTGACCACGCTACTTCCACTTCTTCACTTAGTTTATTATCCTTTTCCCAGAAAGCTTCATATCTACGTTTTTGACTAACTGGTTGACGTACAGTTTGCTGCTCCCAGCACACTTCAATGGGGCTATGGTCAGACGCTGTACTGACTATGTGATTGATCTGAAAGTTTGGGAAGATATTCATCCATTCCGGGTTCGCCACCATCCTATCAAGTCTAACTTTAACATTGCGGTAGCCATCTTGGCCATTGTCAAAGGTCCAAGGCGCCCCCATGTAACCTagatcatgaagatcatagtgggATAGGACTTCTCTAAAATCAAGCATTTGTTTTTGGTTTCTACGAGTCCTAGAAAAATGCTCATCCTGCCACATACACTCATTAAAATCACCTGCCATCAACCATGGTCCCGGCGTAGTTAAAAGTTTTATTTTACACATGAGATCCCACATATGGTGGGGCATATGAGTGCGGGGCTCGCCGTAAACAAACGTGTATCTCTACTTTATTCCAAAGGGCATATTACAAATGAATACATCGATAAATCTCTCACCTAGCTTAAAGAGTTCAACTTCGATACTCTCATCCCAGAACAGTGCTAGGCCACCCCCTTTACCATCTTATATAAAGGAAACTACATTCCGGAGACCTAGTCTCCATCTAAGACCCTCAACAAACTTTTTATTTTGACAAGTTTCAGAAAGAATGAAATTTTTTGGACGCTGAGCATGCACAAGCCTCACCAATTCTTGAACTTTCCGTGGTCGGCCCAAGCCCCGGCGGTTCCAGCAAAGTATCGTCAGGGCTCCCGACAGGCACGCTCATTCGTGCCTGTCAGTTGACCAGCGGCCCCATGgctggttgcctccatcttctttgCGTCCTCCTTCCCAGTCACCTCCTCCAGCGTCACCAAGGGTGATCCTCTGCTCTTCTTGCTGCTCTCAAAGCTGAACTTTGGCAGGTTGTTTTCATCATTCAGTTCCATTGGAGCTCGATCCTCTCCAATACGCTTGCCAAGAATTTGGTTCTTCTGGCGATAGACGCAAGCAGCGCTGTTGGTGTCATTTGGACCATACAGCTCCTAACAGATTGAGTTGTCACTCCTGCCGTAGTCGCGGATCAGGGAGTAGGCTTGCGCCACCTGCACTGGCCCATCCCTAGCACCCCTAGCAGCTGGCTGCAGCACCACCGGCTGATTTGCAGCGACCCCCAACTCCTCCAGAGCTGGGATGGTCACTCCAAGGCCATTAACACCATCTTGATGAGTTAGGGAAACAGAAGTCTTCTTAGCCTCACGACCAGCAGCAAGACCAGCATTATGCTTAGCCACCCCGGCTCTGATTGCAGCTGCTAGGCGCCCCAGCCCTAGGTTCCTCTTGGCCGCCTGGAATAGAGGTTTTCCACGTCCAATGCTGCTAGCCCGAGAATGTTCAGAACGGGCATGCTGGATCCAATTTGTCTTCGACTTTACATGTTGTTCTGGATTGACATGCATAGGAATGTTAGCTATCCCGAGCACGTTGGCCACTCCAGCATCTTCGTTGGCCTTCAGGTTATCCACAGCAGTGACCACCCCTTTCACAACTGCCTTGATTATGGGGTCAGTCATCGTCCGCTCTTCATTATCAGTCACCATCAGGTTGGTTCCCCTCTTAACTGTCTTCCCTGTTTTCTTCTTACTTCCATCTTCTACCTCCATCAAAAGAGTATGGGAAGGGTGCCTTCCAAACTGGAGATTGCGCTTGGCACTGCTCACCTCCCCTGGCATATAGAAGCTCCGGTGCTCAAACATCTTATGGCGAGGCACGCTGCTCCGCAGAGAATCGCCCTTTATTCTCCTCTTCTATGATCAGACAAGATTTCTCTCTGTGTCCAATGATGCCACAATAGAAGCAGAAATGGGGAACACGCTCATACTTTACCGGGCATCTTTTCCGTCTGTACCTTCCAACTTTATCCACCTCCTCAGCGGTTCCACCACCTTGTTCTCGATCCGAATGCGGAGGAACTGGTCTAAGGCACGACCATCATTGTTGGTGTGGACCAGCCGCACCTTTCCCAGTTTCTCGCCCGCTTGCTCGCAAAGGGTGTTGTCCATCATGATGAACGGTGGAAGTTCGTAGATGCGAGCCCACATGGATAGAATGTCGACGGGGACTTCCGCTGCCACCCTCATGCCATCATGCGCCGCCACCAGGAGGGCGTCGTTGTCATGGATCCATGGGCCGCCTCTTAGGATGTGCATATAGTCACCTTCATATTGCAGTTCAATGACAAACCGGTTGCCCAGTAGTGGCTTCTCAGTCATGTCACCACGCAACTTCCACACACGCCTCATGGTGGTGAACAGGGCATTTGGGTTGTACACATGGGACGTCAGATACACAGCAACGATAAGCCACTTACAGAAGTTCTTGGCAGCCTCCCTGAAGTCCACCACAGAGCGTTGTCATCCTCGTCTAGCAGGCTCAGCTTTCCCATTGCCTCCTCCACCTGCTGGTCACGCCCCTCCGGCGCTAGCAGTGGTGTCGATCGGCCACCCTTCTCCATCACTCAGCTTCTTCTCTCTCCCGTCGGACAGCAGAGGACATGGTTCCAACACCTTGCCCCTCCTTCATATGCCCCTTGCCAGGGCGCTGAACAAAGGGGGTGAGGTTATCCCTTCCACAGCTCCTGCTCTTCTTTCGGTATTCTTCTTTGGTTGGGTTGCAGAAGCCATGGCGCTCACAACGACAGGAGGATATGGTGGTGTGATTTTGTTTCGATGGCCATCTTCTCTGTTTCTCAGCCTTATATAGATCGTCTCCTACAAACTTCCTTCCCCGGAGATAGCCCAACCAGGCCAGAATCCGAAGATTGCTCTTCTGATTTCCTTGCCGGAATTTGTGATTCCTTTCCATATCTGTCGGCTCCCAAATCCCTCCCTACTCTCTGTCGCTTGCCAAAAAAATTCCGGCGATCACCGGGGATGGAAACTAACAAGCGTGGTCTCATTCCTATTCCCCGCATACCATATGGAGACCTTCCCAATTTCTCTGGTGACCACCCATCCCCCTTTCTCAATAATTTCAGGAATAGCAGGCAAATCTCGTACCTCTGTTGGTTTCCTCTTCTGGTCGTGGAGCTCCCTTTCCGGCGCACAGGCCTGTCCTGCAATCACAGGGATGGCCTGGATCTTCTGCACTGGTGGCTCTCCTTGATCTTCCTTCTCCGGGGATCTGCTTTCCTCTTTCCTTCGATTCCCCATCCCGCCTTCAATGATCTCCCACGCCATGTTCTTCAGATCCGCCACCATCGGATCCATCTTACCAACTACAGCTTTTTGCGGTCGCCGAAGCACCACTCTTCCCTTCCCCGCTTTCTCTGTAATGGCAAGCCATCTTCGTTTGAGGTCGTCCACATCCAGTAGTGAGATGTGGTTCCCCGAATTCCTCCCCTCAACAACGCGCTCTCCCTCTGGGCAGCGGCTCCCCCTCTCCAAGGCACTCCCGGCGTCAAGCTCCGCCGAGGCCATCTCCGCCGCCGGGGCCATCTCCGCCGCCGTAGGCGCCTCTCCCCTAATTTCGCCTCTAAGCCATACTTGCTACCTCTTCAATCAATAGAAAATCAATGATAAGCCAAGGAACCTAACTTCTTTTGGCCATTCCACAATGTATTGTCACCAATCACTAtcctttcgcaaaaaaaaaaaatcacTATCGCAATGGCTCAACTCTCGTGAAAGAGGTACATATATATTTATATCACAGCCAACTCAGTAATAAAGGATCCCGCAAAAAAACTCGGTACTAAAGGTACTATGCATATGCCTTTTCTAAAAACTGTGCATACTTGATCTATTTACTCAAACCTATTACTGAACTTCCCGAGAGATAACTTTTTACAATATCTCTCCTTATGTTTTCCCAACGTTATTCTAAGAAGAGAGATAGTAGCGGACGTGAAGTTTttgcacccgagctcaaatgagctcgggtgaataGTAAAATCGAAAAATAGTTAAAAAACATTCAAAAAAACTGAATTTTTTAtggcaaactttgacaaatgttctaaGAGCTTACAAAGTTCTATCATGAAATCACATTTGTTGAAGCCGCGGCAAAAAAATGGAtactctgaaaatgctactttcGGAAGTATTTGGAGtaccgattttttttgtttttttttgtttttgccacgacttccacaaatgtcatttcgttatgaaattttgcaaactcttagaacatttgtcaaagtttttcaataaaaaaatcagattttttttacattttaaaaatgtttttcGAGTTACTCTTCATCCCGAGCTCCTTTGAGCTTGGGTGTAGAAGGGTACTTTCGGATACTAGCAGCTTATATGTCATATTGATATTCTTGCTCTTATACCGGCTTTTTTAGGCCCCCTCTTTATTGACATCAACATGACCATAAAATGTGAAACCTTTTCTCTAAATTGTACTTGATCTTTACAAGTGTAAAAACAATCACAGTTCAAATACTAGGTTCTAAACAAGTTAAAGGTCAATGTCTTAATCACTAAGTAGCTAAACGACCCTTACTCACACATAGCTCACAAATCTGAAACTGAAATTCCTCCGCAGGCAACCAAAGAATTTCAGCAGTAGAGGATGATTGTAGTCATTAGATTTGTGCATCAACATGATGAGCAAGATTGCTTGGTCATTCCTTCTGGCATGTGCATGCTTACCCGCTAACCTTCATGATCTCGTGTCAGGCTAGTGCAGCAGATGGGCGATCAACCCTATCCAACATGAAGCACTAGGAATGGTCACATAGCTAGTGTTTTCATCTACACACGGTTAGATGCTTTTATGTTCTCAAGGTTTAGAGGTCCTCCACATTCCTTGAGGTTCCACATCTTCTCAATATCTTTGTCTTCATTGTCGACCATCTCTTTTGGATCTGGATGTAACTAGTAGCTTGATTACATGGAGATGTAACTCGGACATACATACCACTTTGTGCACAGAGAATCCCTCCAAGCTGTTGTTTCCGTTAATCCCGCTGCCTATCATTCCTAACAATCTTTACCGTTTTCTCGATCAACACTGCCGAGCAATATTATTAGAGCATACAGTTACAATTCTTAAGGAACACATAGTACCAAAAACTTTACTTATATAAGACATGCAACATGGTAGAGAAGAACATGAAGACATTATGTAAGAGGTTGAACTATGCCCATTGTCCAAGAGTTTGCAAAGACAGGGATTACATTTATTGTGTTAGGTTGAGAACTGGAATTCTCTGTCGAGAGGAAAATGTAGTAGGGAAGTTTCAGAATAAATAAAGCACGTGCTCATAAGGtgtctactccctccatccgggtttattagtcctcaTCTTATTCTACGTCAAACTTTGACGTTATGTTTAAATAGAAAAATATAAGTGGTATgtcccaaaaattatatagttAGATACATATTTGGAAGTAGTTTCCAATGATACTATTTTTGCTACATATAACTTATATTTTATTATTTAAATTTATGGTTGAACTTTGACCCAAAATGCATGGACTAATAAACCTAGATGAAGAAGTACATCACAATACTATGCACACTTCAAATCGAAAGGTACTGAAGGTTTGGTGAAGTCTTTGGAGTCTTGGTCCCTTTCTTTCACAGTGACTTCGGTAGTCACTTGACCAAAATATTACCTCAAATAAATATATACTACACCATCTTCTCTTCTCAGGCAGTATCATGAGAATTTGTGAAAAGGGAATGCACAACTTATCAAACAAGTATCAAATCGACAAGTCTATAGAAACAAGAGCAATTCCTTCTTCCTTACCATCATCTGTAAACAACAAACGAGTAATTGATCACGCCTTTCAAGACTTACAGGTGGTGAGTGTCATTCTATGGCCATTTTAACATAAGCTATGGACCTATACTACAAACACAATATAAATTAGCTATGGACAAGGGAACTCATCTGGCACAAAGTGAGACAAGGTCACGAGAAGTGAAACCCCTTATCCTTATCTCTATCACTGAGTGTGTTTCAAGGAAGGGTGTTTGTAGTAAGATGTCTATTGCTTGGCATGTTGTATCCATCACCATCCTTCGGTGTTCATTACTGATTTCGGTGTGGTTTGACATTCCCGGGTTTCCATTTGAGTTCCCGAACCATTTTCTCCCACAAAACATTTAGTTTCCTTTGACTCGGCAGTGACTCTGCTGACTTTTCCCTAACTTATTCACATGCATACATACCTGAGTTGCATTTGTTAGCCTCCTTTCGATATCATGAAGCTAGTTTTTTGGCCTCGAGCAATTTTACATCAGGTTGTTGCCGAGCTTCTGTTGCTTACTCCTCCCTTTGCTTCAGTTCTTCTATCTGGGGCGTGCTCATGCGGTGCACACTAAGGGTTTGCTGGACTGTTGCTCAGATTTTAGATGATGTGCGCAGGTGTGAGGTCAAAGCAAGTGACCCTGATCATGGCCATCCCCATCATCAAACTTGTGGTTGTAGTGACACCTGTCGTGTAGAAGGTGGCTTTGGGTGGATCGATGTATCTTATAAGGTTTTCTTGAATAATATAGTAAAAATGGTTGTGTGCATTGTTTGATGTCGAGGCCGGGGGTTCAGCCTCCTTCTAAAAAAATCACTAACTTAATGAAACTCTTCTTCACTAGAATCACGACTACCTGCCTTTCTGAATTGCTTGGAACAATCTGGGAACATCAAAAGCAATAATAACGAGTTAAAGCGGTCACTAGATAATTACAAAATATGGCTATGTACTATAAGTGCCCTTGGGTTCTTCATTTGACATGTGTAATTGGTTATGATACGTACATAGTACATGACAAAGTGCATATTTTATAGACAAATATGATAATTCTAAAATACCATGGAGTTATTGCAAAGAAAACAAATATGACTTTAGACGTTGAGCCTATGGATTGATTTTATAATGATACTACATATATGACTTCAGAGGTAGACATAGCAATTTTCCATGTTTGTTTGTCTAAGATACTTCAG encodes the following:
- the LOC123105229 gene encoding uncharacterized protein; its protein translation is MAPAAEMASAELDAGSALERGSRCPEGERVVEGRNSGNHISLLDVDDLKRRWLAITEKAGKGRVVLRRPQKAVVGKMDPMVADLKNMAWEIIEGGMGNRRKEESRSPEKEDQGEPPVQKIQAIPVIAGQACAPERELHDQKRKPTEVWCTCTGKLWSWSRASCYAVLRLT